In the Amblyraja radiata isolate CabotCenter1 chromosome 12, sAmbRad1.1.pri, whole genome shotgun sequence genome, aacctgaaacgtcaccattccattccccacagatgctgcccaacctgctgtgtttctccaagACTGAGAATCTTGTAAAGCATCAGCTGTTTCTCCGACACTCCTTCCACCGCCCACAGCCACTCCCCACGCCTTCACTCACCCCACtcttcatcaccccccccccccccgctgtccTACCCGTGCGCCTGGGACCTTataccccccccgaccagctctgtacacaaTGTTcactacccccccctccctctggatACTGCCCAActacccccccgaccagctctgtacacaatattcaccccccccccccccccagccagacACCACCCAGCACCTGGTGCCCAGATGACCAGACCCCAGTGGCCAGCCGTGTAGGTCAGTGCAATAACAGACAGCCAGCAACAGACAGGACTTTTATTGTGACGGTGAACTCAACAAACCAGAGGATGCAATTTAGAACTGGATGACTTGGCCCTGTAAAGCAAGAAGAAGGGCTTTAGAAAAGAGCACCGGCCCCGGCAACTGGTCCTGCCCCCGGTAACCGCCCCTACTCCTGGCCACCGCCCCCTCCCCCGCTAACCGCCCCTACTCCTGgccaccgccccctccccccggcaACTGGTCCTGCCCCCGGCAACCGCCCCCTCCCCCGGTAACCAGTCCCTAATCCCGGGAATCTGTCCCGAGCTCCACCTGtgcgcccccctcccccacggtcCCGTCACCACCACCCACACATCCCGGGACCGTCAGGGATATAAACACTGTACCCAACCGTGGGCACCAGCACCCCACATGTACAGGCTGACGGTGAGCACTCACCTTTCTCTTCTTGTCTCCTCCCAGCTCAAAGTGCTTGCACCGTTTGATGGCCAGCATCCTCTTGGAGCGGCAGTTGGGCTCCACACACTCCAGCCTCAGCACGATCTTCTTGGTCGTCTTGGCCTGAAGCACAAAGACCACAGCAGCAGGTAAGGAGCAGGTCAGCCTCACGTCACGAGGTAAACACACACCACACGGAGAAAAGAACACCTGCACCTTATGGAGCCCACCACCGATGGAGCAGACAAGGAGCAGCTTCACCACCACGATGCAAACACACACCCTGCAGCAGAGTATGAACACCTGCACCTTCTGTGCTGCAGTCAACACCTgaagaaaaagggtcttgacccaaaacctcacctatccctgttctccacagatgctgcctgacccaccgagttccctgTCTCAGGGGCCCTGAACcatgagccacagtttaagaataaggggtaagccatttggaacggatactctggatactttcaagagagttagatagggctcttaaagagctcaggggatatggggagaaggcaagaacggggtactgatcaaccatgatcacattgaatggcggtgatggaacggggccgaatggcctactcctgcaccctgtTGCCTCTTTTAGCccaggattgcagcatctgcagcctcttgcttttttattcccatcaactccctcacATTGCACTTCACCCCCACACAATGGTCTGGTACTTTGACACATGTACCAACCGGGATGCAGTGAGGTTCGTTTGTGTACAATGGGGACAGTTCACCGCGGCCAATGAACCCACTGACCCACACAGCTTGGAGGGCAAACCACGGTCAATAtgggaacgtgcaaattccacaccggCACGACAAGGACAGCATtggacctgggtcactggcgttgAGGTAGCagtactgcctgctgtgcctcacACACCCGTGTGCCTGGATCCAACAGGACGTATAAAGCAGCCCACTCCATCAGCCACTGTGAAGCCGCAATCAGCCTGCCCTGGTGGGTCAGGGTCAGACATGCGGCAGCTCAGTGTCGGGTGGGTGTAACAACTCGGGAGCTGCCACTCCCTcacagggaggggggaggtggtggacacacacacagacagccgggggggggggggggggaagagaggaccgATAGCATGGAGAGGACACACGCACGCGCCTCTTACCTTTTTACGGAAAATAGGTTTAGTCTGTCCACCATAACCACTCTGCTTCCTGTCGTAACGCCGCTTACCTGAGGGAGGAGATACAGTTAGACACAGCAATCCCACGCGAGCATTAGCCCACATACAAGTCACACGCGGTACCATGGCAATCCTGCAGAGCCCACatcatgaaagaatgggtcaacttggcttgtattcactggaatttagaaggatgagggggatcttatagaaacatataaaattataaaaggactggacaggctagatgcaggaaaaaatgtcacgatgttgagggagtcccgaaccaagggccacagtttaaaaataaggggtaggccatttaggactgagatgaggaaaaacattttcacccaaagttcacccaatctgtggaattctctgccacagaaggcagtggatgccaattcactggatgttttcaagagagttagatttagctcttatggctaacggaatccaggaatatggggagaaatcagaaacggggtcctgattttagatgatcagccatgatcatattgaatggcagtgctggctcgaagggccgaatggcctcctcctgcacctattttctatgtttctaccatacATTAGGGTTAACCCTAACCCACAGATCAGTAAATAACCTTATTCAGCTATGCAAACTAATATTCCCCCAGGAGTTGTTAAAAATCAGGCACATTGAATAGAAGGGACGGGGAGTTTTATACAactttagtgaggccacatttgggagtattgtgtacagctctAGTCACCCCAACGGGACGATGTAGCGGCCTTGGAGCCAATGCAAAGGTTTAGCATAATGTTGTCTGGATTAGAGCGgtcagctgcagggagaggttggacagactgggaTAGTTTTTACAGCGCGTCTGAAGCTGAGGTGACACCAGATATGATGGGATGTAAACAGAGTCGACAGTCTTACTTGTCGGCATGGGCATTATCTGAGcatagtttaggatgagaggaggaAAGGAGATTTGCCAGAGGAGATTTTTTTTGCcagggcagacttgatgggctgaagggcctgtccgggTGCTGTTCTGTTCCAACAGCTGACTGATGTAAATCCCAAGAAGACTGACATTTCAGCTGAGTGCAGGAAACACTCGGCAGTCTGTCACGTCTGTGGGAAGAGGAACCGTTCATGGTTCTGCATCAGAAGTGGGAAGGAGACAAAAGCTCGTTAGACTGCAGGAAAGGGTGAGGGTGATGGTCTGAACAGGGGCCATGGGATGAGCTGTAAACGTGATCATGGAGTGAACAGGAGCAGTGGAAGAATGAGAAAGTAGTCAAAGGGACATGTAAATGGAGACCAGTATGTATTCATGAATCCTCGAGTGCCATCTGCTAAAGGAAATCCCTGGCATGGCACGAAGGCCTCAATGCTGGCACACAGTTGGCACTCAGCCCACTGTAGTAACGTTACACTCTGCGGTCCTGGACATTTGCTGCAAACCTACCCTGGGCG is a window encoding:
- the LOC116979279 gene encoding 60S ribosomal protein L36a, coding for MVNVPKTRRTYCKKCRKHQPHKVTQYKKGKDSLYAQGKRRYDRKQSGYGGQTKPIFRKKAKTTKKIVLRLECVEPNCRSKRMLAIKRCKHFELGGDKKRKGQVIQF